A window of the Streptomyces formicae genome harbors these coding sequences:
- the rsfS gene encoding ribosome silencing factor: protein MTATDRSLELINVAAQAAADKLAHDIIAYDVSDVLSITDAFLLASAPSDRQVKSIVDEIEEKLLKELGAKPVRREGDRDARWILLDYVDIVVHVQHSEERVFYALERLWKDCPELSLPEDAVKTRGKAEEHARLAGDASGTDGELS, encoded by the coding sequence GTGACCGCCACGGACCGTTCCCTCGAGCTGATCAATGTCGCCGCACAGGCGGCAGCGGACAAGCTCGCGCACGACATCATCGCCTACGACGTCAGCGATGTGCTGTCGATCACGGATGCCTTCCTGCTCGCCTCCGCCCCCAGTGACCGCCAGGTCAAGTCGATCGTCGACGAGATCGAGGAGAAGCTGCTGAAGGAGCTCGGCGCCAAGCCGGTGCGCCGCGAGGGCGACCGTGACGCGCGCTGGATCCTGCTCGACTACGTCGACATCGTCGTGCACGTCCAGCACAGCGAGGAGCGTGTCTTCTACGCCCTTGAGCGGCTCTGGAAGGACTGCCCGGAGCTGTCGCTGCCCGAGGACGCCGTCAAGACCCGGGGCAAGGCCGAGGAGCACGCCAGGCTCGCCGGTGACGCCAGCGGTACGGACGGTGAGCTGAGCTGA